One Deltaproteobacteria bacterium genomic window, AAGTCGCCACTCTCGCAACGTCAGCGTTTCCTTTTGCACGAAGGGATACCTTGTAAAGGCTGTCATGTTCCTCCCTGAATGAGGCTGCAACGACAACACCCTCCAGAGAGCGCGGATAATTGATGAACCCTTCGAGAAAATCATTGCTTGCCCCCACTATTTCCATGTCCTCCTTGAGTATGGTAATTGAAGCGATCCTCCCATCTTCCAGGATCTCGAGTGTCGAAAGAACCCGGGATAGAAGCTCCAACCTTTTAGGAGGGTGGTGTTCGTAGAGTTGCTCCGAGACAGCCATCGGGTTCGCTCCCCGCTCTACCAGTTCGGCGGCAACTTTCAGAGCAGAGCTGGTTGTGTTGGAGTACCGAAAAGAACCCGTATCCGTTGCAATCGCAACCCACAACAGGGTGGCAATATGTGAATCTATATTTACTCCCAGTCGCTTTATAAGCCTGAACACGAGCTCCCCTGTTGACGAGGCATGGGTGTCGATGTAGGAAAAGTCACCAAACCTGCTCTGAATTACATGGTGATCGATACTCATGACCCTGTCGCAAAAGGAGAGGTGCTCCCCTGCCGAGCCGGTCCTTTCGGGACTCCCACAATCCAGGAGTATACCCACATCGAATAACCGCGCCGGGCCCTGGTTCTGGACCCGCTCAACTCCGGGGAGAAAGCGTAAAAAATAGGGAACAGGGTCCTGATTCAGAACAAACACGTCTTTTCCCATTTGCTCGAGGCTGAGGGCGAGGGCAAGCTCAGAGCCGATCGCGTCGCCTTCGGGATTGATGTGGGTTGTTAGCAAAAAGGAACTCGATTCCTTTATGACCTGACAGATTTTCTCGAGGTCCTCACTCATCTTCCGAGATCTCCCTCATCAACATCTCTATTTTCATGCCCTTGTCGAAGGAATCGTCGTATTTGAACGAAAGCCTGGGAACCCTCTTGATCCTCAATTTTCGCCCAAGCTCTCCTCTGATGAAACCGGACGCTCTCCTCAAGATCTCTCCCGTCTTTCCTATGTCGTTTTCGCTCCCCAGGACTGAAAAGTAAACATCTGCATCTCTTAAATCCTTCGAAATCTTCACATGGGTCACCGTTACGATCTTCAGGCCCGGGTCTTTCATACTCCGCGTTATGACACCTGCAATTTCCTCTTTCAAAAGCATCGCAACCCTGACCGATCTGTCCAACCGCAAGCCAGCCACCTCTCAATAGCTTATAACTTCTATTTCTCTATCGATGACCTCGAAATCTCCGTTCGCGTAGACAAAATCCGTTATCTTGTCGATCAGGGAGTTGACGAGAGCGGTATCCGCTCCAACAACGGCGACTCCGATCTTCGTCCTCTGCCAGAGGTCCTGGTAGCCCACCTCCGCTGCCGAGACGTTGAATTTGTTTCTGATCTTCAAAACGAGCCTCTTTACGTAGCCCCTCTTCTCTTTCAGATTGAACGCCCCGTTGATGAGTATGTCGAAATGTATAACACCG contains:
- the rbfA gene encoding 30S ribosome-binding factor RbfA; translated protein: MRLDRSVRVAMLLKEEIAGVITRSMKDPGLKIVTVTHVKISKDLRDADVYFSVLGSENDIGKTGEILRRASGFIRGELGRKLRIKRVPRLSFKYDDSFDKGMKIEMLMREISEDE
- a CDS encoding bifunctional oligoribonuclease/PAP phosphatase NrnA, translating into MSEDLEKICQVIKESSSFLLTTHINPEGDAIGSELALALSLEQMGKDVFVLNQDPVPYFLRFLPGVERVQNQGPARLFDVGILLDCGSPERTGSAGEHLSFCDRVMSIDHHVIQSRFGDFSYIDTHASSTGELVFRLIKRLGVNIDSHIATLLWVAIATDTGSFRYSNTTSSALKVAAELVERGANPMAVSEQLYEHHPPKRLELLSRVLSTLEILEDGRIASITILKEDMEIVGASNDFLEGFINYPRSLEGVVVAASFREEHDSLYKVSLRAKGNADVARVATFFNGGGHVKAAGFKLSGNLAKVKRDVYTKIYEMLDECCGNE
- a CDS encoding DUF503 family protein, whose amino-acid sequence is MVVGVIHFDILINGAFNLKEKRGYVKRLVLKIRNKFNVSAAEVGYQDLWQRTKIGVAVVGADTALVNSLIDKITDFVYANGDFEVIDREIEVISY